One genomic segment of Mauremys mutica isolate MM-2020 ecotype Southern chromosome 10, ASM2049712v1, whole genome shotgun sequence includes these proteins:
- the EEF1B2 gene encoding elongation factor 1-beta: MGFGDLRSAAGLRLLNDFLADKSYIEGYVPSQADVAVFEAVSTPPPADLFHALRWYNHIKSYEKQKASLPGVKKALGKYGPADVEDSTGATTDSKDDDDIDLFGSDEEEESEESKRLREERLAQYESKKSKKPTLIAKSSILLDVKPWDDETDMAKLEECVRSIQADGLVWGSSKLVPVGYGIKKLQIQCVVEDDKVGTDMLEERITAFEDYVQSMDVAAFNKI, from the exons ATGGGCTTCGGGGACCTCAGATCCGCTGCCGGCCTCCGGCTCCTCAACGACTTCCTGGCCGACAAGAGCTACATCGAAGG GTATGTGCCCTCGCAGGCTGACGTTGCCGTTTTTGAAGCAGTGTCTACGCCGCCTCCTGCTGACTTGTTCCACGCGCTCCGCTGGTACAACCACATTAAGTCGTATGAAAAGCAAAAAGCAAG TTTGCCAGGAGTAAAGAAAGCTTTGGGGAAATATGGTCCAGCTGATGTTGAAGATTCCACAGGTGCAACCACAGATAGCAAAGATGATGATGACATTGATCTCTTTGGATCTGATGAGGAGGAG GAAAGTGAAGAATCAAAGAGACTGAGAGAAGAGCGTCTTGCTCAATATGAATCTAAGAAGTCCAAAA AACCAACTCTTATTGCCAAATCATCCATCTTACTGGATGTGAAACCCTGGGATGATGAGACAGACATGGCCAAATTGGAGGAGTGTGTCCGAAGCATTCAGGCAGATGGCTTAGTCTGGGGATCTT CCAAGCTGGTTCCAGTTGGCTATGGTATCAAGAAGCTTCAAATTCAGTGTGTAGTTGAAGATGATAAAGTTGGTACAGATATGTTGGAAGAGAGAATAACAGCCTTTGAAGATTATGTACAATCAAtggatgtagctgctttcaacaaGATCTGA